The Kozakia baliensis genome includes a region encoding these proteins:
- the secA gene encoding preprotein translocase subunit SecA: MFASLARALFGTANDRSLKSYQRRVPEINALEPAIQALDDAALRAKTEEFKQRIAAGESQDKLLPEAFAVCREASRRVLGMRHFDVQLIGGMVLQSGRIAEMRTGEGKTLVATLAVYLSALAGKGVHVVTVNDYLARRDAEEMSKLYSFLGLSTGVIVPNLSDDERRAAYASDITYGTNNEFGFDYLRDNMKYTLEEMVQRPFHHAIVDEVDSILIDEARTPLIISGPADDSSDLYRSVDGVVAQLVQTPENYEKDEKLRSVILTEQGSDNVEQMLHEAGILNDGGLYDVHNIAVMHHVQQSLRAYTLFQRDVEYIVRGGKVVIIDEFTGRMMDGRRYSDGLHQALEAKERVEIQPENQTLASITFQNYFRLYPKLSGMTGTAMTEADEFAEIYKLDVVEIPTNLPVARRDTDDEVYITAREKYDAVANLIHEISATGQPVLVGTTSIEKSEYLSNLLKKQNVPHSVLNARFHEMESQIIAQAGSPGSITIATNMAGRGTDIKLGGNLDMLIRQKLEGIEDEAKHESEALRLREEIARNHEKVRDIGGLYVIGTERHESRRIDNQLRGRSGRQGDPGASRFFLSLEDDLMRIYGGDRMGGMWTKLGLKEGEAIVHPWLNKALERAQKKVEARNFDMRKNVLKYDDVMNDQRKEVYAQRREYMAMEDVSGIVQELREQSIEELVHLRIPEKAFAEQWESEELEQDLFKLLNIEFPIRDWAKEDGMDAEMVIQRVEEAAAQAQAARAANIGPNIMRHIEKQVLLTSFDAVWKEHLHALDQLRQGIGLRAYGQRDPLNEYKQEAYMLFTAMLDDMRNRVTTTMSRIEVVQQADPFPEFQGQAIPPNPQDQPMPGLEPQNVGAPSPSGVLPQNAAMDVTLGQVQEWAATTPRNAPCPCGSGKKFKHCHGRLA; the protein is encoded by the coding sequence ATGTTCGCAAGTCTCGCCCGCGCCCTGTTCGGCACCGCAAATGATCGCTCCTTGAAGAGTTATCAGCGCCGTGTGCCTGAAATCAACGCGCTGGAACCCGCCATCCAGGCGTTGGACGATGCCGCGTTGCGGGCCAAAACCGAGGAATTCAAGCAACGGATCGCAGCCGGTGAAAGCCAGGACAAGCTGCTGCCCGAAGCTTTCGCCGTATGTCGTGAGGCATCGCGCCGCGTGTTGGGGATGCGCCATTTCGACGTGCAGCTCATCGGCGGCATGGTTCTGCAATCGGGACGCATCGCCGAGATGCGCACCGGCGAAGGCAAGACGCTGGTGGCGACGCTGGCGGTGTATCTGAGCGCGCTGGCTGGAAAAGGCGTGCACGTCGTTACGGTCAACGATTATCTGGCCCGGCGCGACGCCGAGGAAATGAGCAAGCTCTACAGTTTCCTCGGCCTGTCCACCGGCGTAATCGTGCCGAACCTGTCGGACGACGAACGTCGCGCCGCTTATGCTTCGGACATCACCTATGGCACGAACAACGAATTCGGCTTCGATTATCTGCGCGATAATATGAAGTATACGCTGGAGGAAATGGTCCAGCGCCCGTTCCATCATGCCATCGTCGATGAGGTGGATAGCATTCTGATCGACGAGGCGCGTACGCCGTTGATCATTTCAGGACCGGCGGACGATAGTTCGGATCTGTATCGTTCCGTGGACGGCGTTGTCGCGCAACTCGTGCAGACGCCGGAAAATTACGAGAAGGACGAAAAGCTCCGCAGCGTCATCCTGACCGAGCAGGGTTCCGACAATGTCGAGCAGATGCTGCACGAGGCCGGGATTCTGAACGATGGCGGCCTTTACGACGTCCACAACATCGCTGTGATGCATCACGTTCAGCAATCCTTGCGGGCCTACACCCTGTTCCAGCGTGACGTGGAATATATCGTGCGTGGCGGCAAAGTCGTGATTATCGACGAATTCACTGGCCGTATGATGGATGGCCGCCGCTATTCCGATGGTCTCCATCAGGCGTTGGAGGCGAAAGAGCGGGTCGAAATCCAGCCGGAAAACCAGACGCTCGCTTCCATCACCTTCCAGAATTATTTCCGCCTCTATCCCAAATTGTCCGGCATGACCGGCACGGCGATGACCGAGGCCGATGAATTCGCCGAAATCTATAAGCTCGATGTGGTGGAAATCCCCACCAATCTGCCGGTAGCGCGGCGGGATACGGATGACGAAGTCTATATTACCGCGCGGGAAAAATACGATGCGGTGGCGAATCTGATTCACGAGATTTCCGCAACCGGTCAGCCGGTTCTGGTCGGCACGACCTCCATCGAAAAGAGCGAATATCTCTCCAATCTGCTTAAAAAGCAGAACGTTCCGCATAGCGTGCTTAATGCACGTTTCCATGAGATGGAATCTCAGATCATCGCTCAGGCGGGTTCGCCAGGTTCGATCACGATCGCGACCAATATGGCCGGCCGTGGTACGGATATTAAGCTTGGCGGCAATCTGGATATGTTGATCCGCCAGAAGCTGGAAGGCATCGAAGACGAAGCCAAGCACGAGAGCGAAGCGTTGCGTCTGCGTGAAGAGATCGCGCGCAACCACGAGAAGGTGCGTGATATCGGTGGCCTTTATGTGATCGGCACCGAGCGGCATGAGAGCCGCCGAATCGACAACCAGTTGCGTGGCCGTTCGGGCCGTCAGGGCGATCCGGGCGCGTCCCGTTTCTTCCTTTCGCTCGAAGACGATCTGATGCGCATCTATGGCGGCGATCGGATGGGGGGCATGTGGACGAAGCTGGGGCTGAAGGAAGGCGAGGCGATCGTCCATCCTTGGCTCAATAAGGCTTTGGAACGCGCTCAGAAGAAGGTCGAAGCGCGCAATTTCGACATGCGTAAGAACGTCCTCAAATATGACGACGTCATGAACGACCAGCGCAAAGAGGTGTATGCGCAGCGCCGTGAATACATGGCGATGGAGGATGTCTCCGGCATCGTTCAAGAGCTGCGCGAGCAGAGCATCGAGGAATTGGTGCATCTCCGCATTCCTGAAAAGGCCTTCGCTGAGCAGTGGGAAAGTGAGGAATTGGAGCAGGATCTGTTCAAGCTCCTCAACATCGAATTCCCGATTCGCGACTGGGCCAAGGAAGACGGCATGGACGCCGAAATGGTGATCCAGCGCGTCGAGGAAGCCGCTGCGCAGGCGCAGGCGGCGCGCGCGGCGAATATCGGCCCCAACATCATGCGGCATATCGAAAAGCAAGTATTGCTCACCTCGTTCGATGCCGTGTGGAAAGAGCATCTTCATGCGCTCGACCAGTTGCGCCAGGGCATCGGCCTACGCGCTTATGGCCAGCGCGATCCGCTGAACGAATATAAGCAAGAAGCTTATATGCTGTTCACGGCGATGCTCGACGATATGCGCAACCGCGTGACGACAACGATGTCGCGGATCGAAGTCGTGCAGCAGGCGGACCCGTTCCCTGAGTTCCAGGGGCAGGCCATCCCGCCAAATCCGCAGGATCAACCCATGCCGGGGCTGGAACCGCAGAATGTGGGCGCGCCGTCGCCTTCCGGCGTTTTGCCGCAAAATGCCGCGATGGATGTGACGCTAGGTCAGGTGCAGGAATGGGCCGCGACGACGCCGCGCAACGCGCCTTGCCCTTGCGGTTCGGGAAAGAAATTCAAGCATTGCCACGGCCGTCTGGCCTGA
- a CDS encoding YebC/PmpR family DNA-binding transcriptional regulator, with amino-acid sequence MAGHSQFKNIMHRKGAQDAKRAKQFAKVLREITVAARSGLPDPASNPRLRAAIYAAREVNMPKDNVERAIKKATGAGGSDDYVEVRYEGYGPAGVAIIVEGLTDNRNRTAGEVRAAFSKHGGSLGETNSVSFMFQRLGVIAYPKDVASEDDMLEAAIEAGADNVVTTDEEHEITCAMENFFAVRDALESRFGEPQSAKLDWRPENSITLDEEKARSVLKLIDVLEDSDDIQAVYANFDLPDDVAQALAA; translated from the coding sequence ATGGCCGGTCATTCGCAATTTAAAAACATCATGCATCGTAAAGGCGCGCAGGACGCCAAGCGCGCCAAGCAATTCGCCAAAGTTCTGCGTGAGATCACCGTAGCCGCGCGTTCGGGCCTTCCGGATCCTGCATCGAATCCGCGCCTGCGTGCCGCGATCTATGCGGCGCGCGAAGTCAACATGCCCAAAGACAATGTCGAGCGCGCCATCAAGAAGGCCACCGGTGCAGGCGGTAGCGACGATTACGTGGAAGTCCGCTACGAAGGCTACGGCCCGGCAGGCGTCGCTATCATCGTCGAAGGTTTGACGGATAACCGCAACCGCACGGCGGGAGAGGTGCGCGCGGCGTTCTCCAAGCATGGCGGTTCGCTCGGCGAGACGAATTCGGTTTCCTTCATGTTCCAGCGTCTGGGCGTTATCGCCTATCCGAAGGATGTGGCGAGCGAAGACGACATGCTGGAAGCGGCGATCGAGGCCGGGGCGGACAACGTCGTGACGACGGACGAAGAGCACGAGATTACCTGTGCCATGGAAAACTTCTTCGCCGTGCGCGATGCGCTGGAAAGCCGCTTCGGTGAGCCGCAATCGGCCAAGCTGGACTGGCGGCCCGAAAACAGCATCACGCTGGATGAGGAAAAAGCCCGCTCGGTGCTGAAACTGATCGACGTACTGGAAGACAGCGACGACATTCAGGCCGTCTACGCCAATTTCGATCTGCCGGACGACGTCGCTCAGGCGCTTGCTGCTTGA
- the ruvC gene encoding crossover junction endodeoxyribonuclease RuvC — protein MIRLMGIDPGLRFMGWGMIDVEGNRLKHVASGVIGTDGAESVPLRLCELHGALQKLIREYAPAEAAVEETYVNRNGSSTLKLGYARGVALLTPAYEGLPVAEYGAMMVKKSVVGTGSATKEQVTMMVKRLLPGAIIHRADASDALAVAICHAHHRVSAQHVAAGKRMA, from the coding sequence TTGATCCGTCTCATGGGCATCGACCCTGGCTTGCGTTTTATGGGCTGGGGCATGATCGACGTGGAGGGCAACCGCCTGAAACACGTGGCTTCGGGTGTGATCGGCACGGATGGCGCCGAGTCCGTCCCGCTGCGCCTGTGCGAACTACACGGCGCGCTGCAAAAGCTGATCCGCGAATATGCACCCGCCGAGGCGGCGGTTGAAGAAACCTACGTGAACCGCAATGGTTCTTCGACACTCAAATTGGGCTATGCGCGCGGCGTCGCTTTGCTGACCCCCGCCTATGAAGGTCTTCCGGTGGCGGAATACGGTGCGATGATGGTGAAGAAATCCGTCGTCGGCACGGGCTCTGCAACCAAGGAGCAGGTTACGATGATGGTCAAGCGCCTGTTGCCGGGCGCGATCATTCACCGGGCGGATGCCTCCGATGCGCTGGCGGTGGCGATCTGCCATGCGCATCATCGTGTCAGCGCGCAACACGTTGCGGCAGGAAAACGGATGGCATGA
- the ruvA gene encoding Holliday junction branch migration protein RuvA, with amino-acid sequence MIGQLTGLVGQVETDRCLIDVNGVGYVVSASTRTLANLPSPPEKARVLIETVVREDAIQLFGFATGDEREWFRLLTTVQGVGAKVALAILSVSGPGELITIISSGDKASLTRAAGVGGRLAERILSELKNKVAKMPAGGGPTMAAAGTPVGASVEADALLALAGLGFRRAEAWPVLNRVLTEHEGASLDVAIRLSLKELAR; translated from the coding sequence ATGATTGGCCAATTGACGGGACTTGTCGGGCAAGTCGAGACGGATCGTTGTCTGATCGATGTGAACGGCGTCGGTTATGTCGTGTCGGCTTCCACGCGCACGCTGGCGAATCTGCCATCGCCGCCGGAAAAGGCGCGCGTTCTGATCGAAACCGTGGTGCGCGAAGATGCGATCCAGCTTTTCGGTTTCGCCACGGGCGATGAACGCGAATGGTTCCGATTGCTGACGACGGTGCAAGGTGTGGGTGCGAAGGTCGCGCTGGCGATTCTCTCCGTATCCGGCCCTGGCGAATTGATCACCATCATCAGTAGCGGCGATAAAGCCAGCCTGACTCGCGCCGCCGGAGTGGGTGGGCGACTGGCCGAACGCATCCTGAGCGAACTCAAGAACAAGGTTGCCAAAATGCCGGCCGGCGGTGGCCCGACCATGGCGGCGGCTGGCACGCCCGTTGGCGCCAGCGTCGAAGCGGATGCTCTGCTGGCGCTGGCTGGGCTGGGCTTTCGCCGCGCCGAGGCATGGCCGGTCCTTAATCGCGTGCTGACCGAGCATGAAGGCGCGAGCCTCGATGTGGCGATTCGTCTCTCCTTGAAGGAATTGGCGCGATGA
- the ruvB gene encoding Holliday junction branch migration DNA helicase RuvB — translation MSEFERGPMDAARTPEDSAEAGLRPQTLDDFTGQRASRENLSVFIQAAKSRSEALDHVLLHGPPGLGKTTLAQIVARELGVGFRATSGPVIQRAGDLAAILTNLQPNDVLFIDEIHRLQPAIEEVLYPAMEDFQLDLIIGEGPAARSVRIDLAPFTLVAATTRAGLLATPLRDRFGIPLRLVFYTPDELRQIVSRGALKLGMNLTQEGAEEIARRSRGTPRIAGRLLRRVRDFAAVGAPKDRAITREMADAALARLEVDERGLDAMDRRYLLRIAEHHHGGPVGVETLAAALAEARDTLEDVIEPYLIQEGLVLRTSRGRMLGERGWQHLGLVPPASQSDQFDMLRESGDEA, via the coding sequence ATGAGCGAGTTTGAGCGCGGCCCAATGGATGCCGCTCGAACGCCGGAAGATTCAGCCGAGGCTGGGCTACGTCCGCAAACGCTGGACGATTTCACCGGTCAGCGCGCCAGTCGCGAAAATCTCTCTGTTTTTATCCAGGCGGCTAAATCCCGAAGCGAAGCGCTGGATCATGTGTTGCTTCACGGTCCGCCAGGCTTGGGCAAAACGACCTTGGCGCAGATCGTGGCGCGAGAGTTGGGTGTTGGATTCCGCGCTACCTCTGGGCCGGTAATTCAGCGGGCGGGCGATCTTGCGGCGATCCTGACCAATCTCCAGCCCAACGATGTGCTGTTCATCGACGAAATTCATCGCCTCCAACCGGCGATCGAGGAAGTGCTCTATCCCGCGATGGAGGATTTTCAGCTCGATCTGATCATCGGGGAAGGGCCTGCCGCGCGCTCCGTACGAATCGATCTGGCCCCGTTCACTTTGGTGGCGGCGACCACACGCGCCGGTTTGCTCGCCACTCCCTTGCGCGATCGTTTCGGGATTCCGCTGCGCCTGGTGTTTTATACGCCGGATGAGTTGCGCCAGATCGTCTCACGCGGCGCGCTCAAGCTCGGCATGAATCTGACGCAGGAAGGCGCGGAGGAGATCGCGCGCCGTTCGCGTGGAACGCCGCGAATCGCAGGAAGGCTTCTGCGCCGCGTGCGCGACTTCGCCGCCGTCGGCGCGCCGAAAGATCGCGCTATCACGCGTGAAATGGCCGATGCTGCGCTGGCCCGGCTTGAAGTGGATGAACGAGGGCTGGACGCCATGGATCGGCGTTATCTACTCCGCATCGCCGAGCACCATCATGGCGGGCCGGTTGGTGTGGAAACGCTTGCCGCCGCACTGGCGGAGGCGCGCGATACATTGGAGGACGTCATCGAGCCTTACCTCATCCAAGAGGGACTCGTGCTCCGTACCTCGCGTGGCCGTATGTTGGGCGAGCGCGGATGGCAGCATTTGGGCCTAGTGCCGCCTGCCTCTCAAAGCGATCAGTTCGATATGCTGCGTGAGAGTGGCGATGAAGCATAA
- the ybgC gene encoding tol-pal system-associated acyl-CoA thioesterase encodes MKHKIGFRVYYEDTDAGGIVYHARYLAFAERARTEAMRELSASAQEMLAETGLAFVVRRVNAEYRRPLRLDDWMEVETSLLELRAARCRLRQDITCGEMLAVTLNIELACIAQESGRPARIPPRWHVSLNRLVATSED; translated from the coding sequence ATGAAGCATAAAATCGGTTTTCGCGTCTATTACGAAGATACCGATGCGGGTGGCATCGTCTATCATGCTCGTTATCTCGCTTTCGCCGAGCGCGCCCGTACGGAAGCCATGCGCGAACTCAGCGCCTCGGCGCAGGAAATGCTGGCCGAGACGGGGCTGGCTTTCGTCGTCAGGCGCGTCAACGCGGAATATCGCCGGCCCTTGCGTCTCGATGACTGGATGGAAGTCGAGACGAGCTTGCTGGAGCTTAGGGCTGCGCGTTGCCGATTGCGCCAGGACATAACGTGTGGCGAGATGCTCGCGGTAACATTGAATATCGAGTTGGCGTGTATTGCGCAGGAATCGGGACGTCCTGCCCGAATTCCGCCGCGATGGCATGTTTCGTTAAACCGGCTGGTCGCAACATCGGAAGATTAA
- the tolQ gene encoding protein TolQ, which translates to MDRAVDAANLGAAAAGLSPLDLFLHASIVVKLVMLGLIGCSAFVWAIIVEKFILIRRVNREATEFEDRFWSGGSLDDLYESDGAKPLHPMAAVFGAAMGEWRRSARISGVDLARGGVRDRVDRAINITIAREMERLSRRVLFLATIGPVAPFVGLFGTVWGIMHAFGSIAAMHNTNLAVVAPGISEALFATAIGLVTAIPAYVAYNVISGALDNFAERMEAFGTEFAAILSRQSEERS; encoded by the coding sequence TTGGATCGAGCGGTTGATGCGGCCAATTTAGGTGCCGCTGCGGCTGGTTTATCGCCGTTGGACTTATTCTTGCACGCCTCCATCGTCGTGAAGCTGGTCATGCTCGGACTGATCGGGTGCAGCGCCTTCGTATGGGCGATCATCGTCGAGAAGTTCATTCTTATTCGCCGCGTCAATCGCGAGGCGACGGAATTCGAGGATCGATTCTGGTCGGGCGGCAGCCTGGATGATCTGTACGAATCCGATGGCGCGAAGCCGCTTCACCCGATGGCGGCCGTCTTCGGTGCGGCCATGGGCGAATGGCGTCGTTCGGCGCGTATTTCCGGTGTCGATCTGGCGCGTGGCGGCGTGCGCGATCGCGTGGATCGGGCCATCAATATTACGATCGCACGCGAAATGGAGCGTTTGAGCCGCCGGGTGTTGTTCCTGGCGACCATCGGCCCCGTCGCGCCGTTTGTGGGTCTGTTCGGCACCGTGTGGGGCATCATGCACGCGTTCGGCTCGATCGCCGCGATGCACAACACCAATCTCGCCGTAGTCGCGCCGGGTATCTCCGAAGCGTTGTTCGCGACGGCCATCGGCCTCGTCACGGCGATTCCCGCTTATGTGGCCTATAACGTGATCAGTGGCGCGCTCGACAATTTCGCGGAACGCATGGAAGCGTTCGGAACGGAATTCGCGGCCATTCTTTCGCGCCAGTCCGAAGAACGGAGCTAA
- the tolR gene encoding protein TolR translates to MAISAGGGPTRGRRRRPASEINVTPLVDVMLVLLIIFMVTAPMMTSGVNVDLPKTDASPLNADTKPITVSVKNDGTLFLGDDPVSADQLVDRLKEASQNDPTHRIFVRADAHINYGQVMDIMGRITSGGFTHVALLAQQPTSAQ, encoded by the coding sequence ATGGCGATTTCGGCAGGAGGCGGCCCGACGCGTGGCCGCCGGCGTCGCCCGGCATCGGAAATCAACGTTACGCCGTTGGTGGACGTCATGCTGGTGTTGCTGATCATTTTCATGGTGACCGCGCCGATGATGACGAGCGGCGTCAATGTCGATCTTCCCAAGACCGATGCCAGCCCGCTCAACGCCGACACCAAGCCCATTACCGTTTCGGTCAAGAATGACGGCACGTTGTTCCTGGGGGACGACCCGGTTTCCGCAGATCAATTGGTGGATCGCTTGAAAGAGGCTTCGCAGAACGATCCGACGCACCGGATTTTTGTCCGCGCGGATGCTCATATCAATTACGGTCAGGTGATGGACATTATGGGCCGTATTACATCGGGTGGTTTCACGCACGTGGCGCTGCTTGCCCAGCAGCCGACCTCGGCGCAATAG
- the tolB gene encoding Tol-Pal system beta propeller repeat protein TolB, which yields MPLISDDHAQEISNLLSRRHLLGASLASGLMATPLAAYAQSGNGGGEAEITVDQARTAPIPIIIPTLGAGLGQQISSVISSDLDSTGLFKVMGGGAAAQGTPDFAALKAQGARAVVTGSANGSGSVRVEMRLWDVLTGQPLQGTAYTASGANWRRIAHIIADVIYERMLGEKGYFDTRIAYIARTGARHRQTTRLAVMDQDGANERMLTSGSWLTLTPRFNPVRDQIAFMSYANDRPRVYLFDLGSGSQRMLGEFAGISFAPRFSPNGGQVVLSATRGGGSDIFVVDLGSGAKRQITSSGAIDTSPCYSPDGSQIVFNSDRGGTPQLYIMSASGGGARRLSYGQGTYGSPVWSPRGDLIAFTRIANGRFSLGVMAPDGTGERILTEGFTVESPTFCPNGRVIAFCRQSASGAGGAGFASGIGSIDITGFHERPIRTSTGASDPAWSPLNG from the coding sequence ATGCCTTTGATTTCTGACGATCACGCCCAGGAAATTTCCAATCTTTTGTCGCGGCGTCATTTGCTCGGCGCGTCCTTGGCCTCCGGGCTTATGGCGACGCCGCTTGCCGCTTACGCGCAGAGTGGAAATGGCGGCGGCGAAGCCGAAATTACCGTTGATCAAGCGCGCACGGCCCCAATTCCCATCATTATCCCCACCTTGGGGGCGGGACTCGGTCAGCAGATTTCCTCGGTTATTTCTTCGGACTTGGACAGCACCGGGCTGTTCAAGGTGATGGGGGGCGGGGCTGCCGCTCAAGGCACACCCGATTTCGCCGCGCTCAAGGCGCAAGGTGCGCGCGCCGTCGTCACCGGTTCCGCAAACGGCTCCGGCAGTGTGCGCGTGGAAATGCGCCTATGGGACGTGCTGACGGGCCAACCGCTTCAAGGCACGGCCTATACCGCTTCCGGCGCGAACTGGCGGCGAATCGCACACATCATCGCTGATGTAATCTACGAGCGTATGTTGGGTGAGAAAGGTTATTTCGATACCCGGATCGCCTACATTGCCCGCACGGGTGCGCGTCATCGTCAGACAACCCGTTTGGCCGTGATGGACCAGGATGGCGCGAATGAGCGGATGCTGACCTCCGGCAGTTGGCTTACGCTAACGCCGCGTTTCAATCCGGTGCGCGATCAGATCGCGTTCATGTCCTACGCCAACGATCGTCCGCGCGTTTATCTGTTCGATCTTGGCTCCGGCAGCCAGCGTATGTTGGGCGAGTTCGCGGGCATTTCCTTCGCGCCGCGTTTCTCCCCGAATGGAGGGCAGGTCGTGCTTTCCGCGACGCGTGGCGGCGGGTCGGATATTTTCGTGGTCGATCTGGGATCGGGTGCGAAACGTCAGATCACCAGTTCCGGTGCGATCGACACTAGCCCTTGCTATAGCCCGGATGGAAGCCAGATCGTCTTTAACTCTGATCGTGGCGGCACCCCCCAGCTTTACATCATGAGCGCATCGGGCGGCGGCGCGCGTCGCCTTTCCTACGGTCAGGGCACTTATGGCTCTCCGGTCTGGTCCCCGCGTGGAGATCTGATCGCCTTCACGCGCATTGCGAATGGGCGATTCTCATTGGGCGTTATGGCGCCGGATGGCACGGGCGAACGGATTTTGACCGAAGGCTTCACCGTCGAGAGCCCCACATTCTGCCCGAATGGTCGCGTCATTGCGTTCTGCCGCCAGTCCGCTTCCGGGGCAGGCGGTGCCGGATTCGCATCCGGAATCGGCTCCATCGACATTACCGGATTCCATGAGCGCCCCATTCGCACGAGTACCGGCGCTTCGGACCCGGCTTGGTCGCCTTTGAACGGCTGA
- the pal gene encoding peptidoglycan-associated lipoprotein Pal: MNFKLLGALGLAVVLAACSDKANTGASTGAGASAQETGAAPGSEADLVANVGDRVFFELNQNNLSSDAQATLDKQAAWLARYPQVSIQIAGNCDDRGTEEYNIALGQRRANAARDYLVAKGVSPSRISTISYGKDRPTADGDDEQSWAQNRNAITSVK; this comes from the coding sequence ATGAATTTCAAGCTTCTCGGCGCGCTTGGCTTGGCAGTTGTCCTTGCCGCATGTTCGGACAAAGCGAATACGGGTGCATCGACAGGCGCTGGTGCGTCGGCTCAGGAAACCGGCGCTGCGCCGGGTAGTGAAGCCGATCTGGTCGCCAACGTCGGCGATCGCGTCTTCTTCGAATTGAACCAGAATAATCTTTCGAGCGACGCTCAGGCGACGTTGGACAAGCAGGCGGCATGGCTTGCGCGTTATCCGCAGGTCAGCATCCAGATCGCCGGTAACTGCGATGACCGCGGCACGGAAGAATATAACATCGCTCTCGGTCAACGCCGCGCCAACGCCGCACGTGACTACCTGGTGGCGAAGGGCGTTTCCCCCTCGCGTATCAGCACGATCTCCTACGGTAAGGATCGTCCCACGGCTGACGGCGATGACGAGCAGTCCTGGGCGCAGAACCGTAACGCGATCACGTCGGTCAAGTAA
- a CDS encoding tetratricopeptide repeat protein codes for MRRVASSRISAMSSVTLAVGLLLGTAGVAQAQITSREGIELQNQIQQLGQQVNQLQTNGGGNNAPQASAPPTNLPGGDLTAQLLERVSALEEQNREMRGQLDQLTNQVQQQNATLSKQISDMQFAAQNGSGGSGGSSAASASAPAKEESAPAAAKPATAADLLQSGQAALRSRDYETAQSNAERALKSAKSTNGKMDAQFLLAQSLAGQKQYRESAVAYYDAYNRAPKSPRAQEALLGVSASMLALGDKHSACEALNKLHSEFPQPTPKVKSAMTSFKGRAGCH; via the coding sequence ATGCGCAGGGTTGCTTCTTCTCGCATTTCCGCCATGTCTTCAGTGACGTTGGCCGTGGGCCTGCTGCTGGGGACGGCTGGGGTCGCGCAAGCTCAGATCACCAGCCGCGAAGGGATCGAGCTACAGAATCAAATTCAGCAACTCGGCCAACAGGTCAATCAGTTGCAGACGAACGGAGGCGGCAACAACGCCCCGCAAGCCAGCGCCCCGCCGACCAACCTTCCCGGTGGAGATCTAACGGCACAGCTTCTGGAGCGCGTTTCGGCGCTTGAAGAGCAAAATCGCGAAATGCGTGGGCAATTGGATCAACTGACGAACCAAGTGCAGCAGCAGAACGCCACACTGTCCAAGCAGATTTCCGATATGCAATTCGCTGCCCAGAACGGATCGGGTGGTAGTGGCGGCTCATCTGCTGCGTCGGCCTCCGCGCCTGCGAAAGAAGAAAGCGCGCCAGCAGCGGCCAAACCGGCCACGGCGGCGGATCTGCTGCAATCGGGGCAGGCGGCGCTTCGTTCCCGGGACTATGAAACGGCCCAGTCCAATGCGGAGCGTGCACTGAAATCCGCTAAATCCACTAATGGCAAGATGGATGCGCAATTCCTTTTGGCCCAGTCTTTGGCGGGGCAGAAACAATATCGCGAATCCGCTGTCGCCTATTACGACGCTTATAATCGTGCTCCGAAGTCTCCGCGTGCACAGGAAGCTTTACTGGGCGTTTCAGCTTCCATGCTGGCCTTGGGTGACAAACATTCGGCTTGCGAAGCATTGAACAAGCTGCATTCCGAATTTCCGCAGCCGACACCCAAAGTGAAATCCGCCATGACTTCCTTCAAAGGCCGCGCTGGCTGCCATTGA